TTTAATGCAGGAAAAAAAGTATAGTAATATAACCATACAAGAGATTATTGATAGGGCAAATGTGGGTAGATCAACCTTTTATTCCCACTTTGATACGAAAGATGAGTTACTTAAAAGCTGTATTGAAAATGTATTTGAGTTACTCAACGACCATTTTATCAAGTATATTGAAGAAACCGGAAATCAGACACGATTTGTACCGATCGCGGAACTTCTTGAGCATATAATGGCCAACAGTCGGAAGATACGAGGAATAATGAGCACAGAAAGTGCAGACTTGGTTTTTGATAAATTTCGATCCTATTGGAACATAAAAGTTGAAAAATATCTGGAAGGAAGATTACCGAAGAACAAAGAGCCTAGAGTTCCGTTAGCTATCCTGACAAATCATATTACAAGTACAATGATTGAACTGTTTAAGTGGTGGTTAAATCATAACACACCCTATACACCTCAACAAATGGATCAATATTTTCAAGAATTAATATACCCTTTACTTGGTGAATTCTGATTGAATGTAAAACCTCCCTATTGGTGATTGTATTCTGCACCGATAAGGAGGGTTGTCCATCACATAGAACTTGATTGTTCTGCACTGTCAGCTTTTTTCTTTTCCTTTTCAATGGCCTGGAATGCTTCTGTCCTGCTACCCGTGGTAGATCGAACTGAGAAGGCTATATTTACAATATGATCCGAAACTCTTTGTAATGAAAACAGAACAGAGTATATACTTTTTGATACCTCGACAGGATACATGCCAGAGCTTAAGCGAAGTACATGTTCATTTCGTGTAGAGGATATAAGCTTCTTGATTTCCTTGTGAATGTTGGATATTGTTTTAAAATTCTCGGTTCTGCGTGTAGTAAATGCATCAAATCCCAAATCGAACATTTCGGATATATATCCATAGATTTGATTAAGTTCCTCTTTCGTCTGTTCTAAGAATTTTACATTATTTTCTTTCATGTAACTGGTTTCTTTTACTAATAGAACTGCGTAATCACCCAATCGCTCAATATCATTTGTTACATGATGCAATCCACCAATCAATTTTTCATCACCAGCAAATTTCGTAACTGACGAGATTTTGATAAAGAAGCTGGTAAGCTTATTTGTTAAGAAATCAATGCGATATTCCACCTCAGCAATTTTTTTGCTTTCACTCATATCCTCGTTGATCAAGGAAGCAAAAGATCGATCCAGATTCTCCTTTGCAAGAGTCGCCATATCGAATAATTCTCTTAATGCTTGTTCAATAGCAACAGCAGGAGTTTTTAAGAAGCGTTCATCAATATATGACACCTCTTCCAGCTTCTCTTGCTTATCTTTCACCACTTTTGTTATAAAATCGACTATAGGATCTATAAATATAAGTAACGCTAAGGTATATATACTATTATAAATCAGGTTGTATGTTGCCAGGCTAAATTGGGGCTTTCCTGGAAATAGGCCATTAAAAAGACTGGTAACCGGTGTTCTGAAAATAATTAAAATGATCGCAAATGAGAGTGCACCTATTACACTAGTGAGCAGATGGAACAATGCGATACGTTTACCGTTGGCATTGGTGGTTAGGGAAGCCATAATACCATCACTACAGGTTCCTATATTTGCTCCCATTATCAAGAAAAATGATTGATCCACACTATTAATTACGCCAGTTGTTAAAAAAGCGATAAATACACCAGTTGCTGCCGTGGAAGACTGAATAATACCTGTAAATAAAATACCTAAAATAATAAGTAAAAAAGGG
The nucleotide sequence above comes from Variimorphobacter saccharofermentans. Encoded proteins:
- a CDS encoding Na/Pi cotransporter family protein; translation: MEIIMNLLLMLGGVAVFMFGMKQMSSGLERSAGSGIRNLFKKFNKNRVLNYGIGIGATALVQSSSATSIMTVGLAHANIVTVKQGAGFILGAKVGTTLTAFVFALSGISKGGFNMSYVFAAVAFVGVFIVFSTSNETLNKIAPFLIGFGMLFIGMEVMETAIGGADSTLSIELSKVFKYDIMQNPFLLIILGILFTGIIQSSTAATGVFIAFLTTGVINSVDQSFFLIMGANIGTCSDGIMASLTTNANGKRIALFHLLTSVIGALSFAIILIIFRTPVTSLFNGLFPGKPQFSLATYNLIYNSIYTLALLIFIDPIVDFITKVVKDKQEKLEEVSYIDERFLKTPAVAIEQALRELFDMATLAKENLDRSFASLINEDMSESKKIAEVEYRIDFLTNKLTSFFIKISSVTKFAGDEKLIGGLHHVTNDIERLGDYAVLLVKETSYMKENNVKFLEQTKEELNQIYGYISEMFDLGFDAFTTRRTENFKTISNIHKEIKKLISSTRNEHVLRLSSGMYPVEVSKSIYSVLFSLQRVSDHIVNIAFSVRSTTGSRTEAFQAIEKEKKKADSAEQSSSM
- a CDS encoding TetR/AcrR family transcriptional regulator, which codes for MKMNKPDRRTEITRQSIYNALIDLMQEKKYSNITIQEIIDRANVGRSTFYSHFDTKDELLKSCIENVFELLNDHFIKYIEETGNQTRFVPIAELLEHIMANSRKIRGIMSTESADLVFDKFRSYWNIKVEKYLEGRLPKNKEPRVPLAILTNHITSTMIELFKWWLNHNTPYTPQQMDQYFQELIYPLLGEF